In Phenylobacterium zucineum HLK1, one DNA window encodes the following:
- a CDS encoding MaoC/PaaZ C-terminal domain-containing protein codes for MPLDYQRLMTMEPIETVQDLRPRDCILYALGVGVGAERPTDPGELQYVYENGLKTLPTMAVVLAYPGFWAKDPQYGLTWERLLHGEQSVEIHAPLPVEGRLRGVTTIDEIYDKGRDKGAVLYSSRRVYRDLTGELLATVRQSSFLRADGGFGGRADGAPRPHPTPERAPDMTLTAATRPDQALIYRLSGDDNPLHVDPKVAAAGGFDRPILHGLGAFGIVGRALVRSLCDDDPARLRRLDVRFSSPAYPGDRFEIDVWRAPEGCAAFQVRAAGRDVVVQRNGYAEFGA; via the coding sequence ATGCCTCTCGACTACCAGCGCCTGATGACGATGGAGCCGATCGAGACCGTCCAGGATCTCCGGCCGCGGGACTGCATCCTCTATGCGCTCGGCGTCGGCGTGGGCGCCGAACGGCCAACCGACCCGGGTGAACTGCAGTACGTCTACGAGAACGGGCTGAAGACGCTGCCGACCATGGCCGTCGTCCTCGCCTACCCCGGCTTCTGGGCCAAGGATCCCCAGTACGGCCTGACCTGGGAGCGGCTGCTCCACGGAGAGCAGTCCGTCGAGATCCACGCCCCTTTGCCGGTGGAGGGCCGGCTGCGCGGCGTCACCACCATCGACGAGATCTACGACAAGGGCCGCGACAAGGGCGCGGTCCTCTATTCGAGCCGCCGGGTCTACCGGGACCTGACCGGCGAGCTCCTGGCCACCGTGCGCCAGTCCAGCTTCCTGCGGGCGGACGGCGGGTTCGGAGGGCGCGCCGACGGGGCGCCGCGGCCGCACCCGACGCCGGAGCGGGCGCCGGACATGACCCTCACCGCCGCCACGCGGCCGGATCAGGCGCTGATCTATCGGCTCTCGGGCGACGACAACCCCCTGCACGTGGATCCTAAGGTAGCCGCGGCGGGCGGCTTCGACCGTCCGATCCTGCATGGTCTCGGCGCCTTCGGGATCGTGGGCCGCGCCCTCGTGCGCAGCCTTTGCGACGACGACCCGGCCCGGCTGCGCAGGCTGGATGTACGCTTCTCCAGCCCGGCCTATCCTGGGGACCGGTTCGAGATCGACGTCTGGCGGGCGCCGGAGGGGTGCGCCGCCTTCCAGGTGCGCGCCGCCGGCCGCGACGTGGTGGTGCAGCGGAACGGATACGCGGAGTTCGGAGCATAG
- a CDS encoding CaiB/BaiF CoA transferase family protein, with product MPAPLSNVRVLELGRVFAAPWAGQLLADLGAEVIKVEALDGDPMRQMGLGVVRDAEGRETSDRSVFVAVNRNKKSIAVDLAAEGGAELVRRLAASCDVFIENYKVGDLARRGLDYEAIRAVRPDVIYLSVTGYGQTGPYRERPGMDNIVQGLTGYMSMTGRPGDPPQASPVSIMDFSAGMHGALAVVAALYARSSANAGGQHIDLALLDSGLALVGYKMVATLLSGEEPPRGVRTRGYIPGGAFETADGWFQMTIGADSDWARFCRATERPDLAADPRFADRWLRTDNQEALLADVEAMFRTRPRAHWLKVLNEAGLMAGAVLTLTEAAEDPQVRARDSVLSIRHALGGELPVVRNPIRMTGTPLCEPQSPPLLGQDADEVLGELLGLGPSEVEALRGKGVLGAAPARGAGETG from the coding sequence GACCTCGGCGCCGAGGTGATCAAGGTCGAGGCGCTGGACGGCGATCCGATGCGGCAGATGGGGCTTGGCGTGGTCCGCGACGCGGAAGGCCGCGAGACCTCCGACCGCTCGGTGTTCGTCGCCGTGAACCGCAACAAGAAGTCGATCGCCGTCGACCTGGCCGCAGAGGGCGGCGCCGAGCTCGTCCGCCGGCTGGCGGCCAGCTGCGACGTGTTCATCGAGAACTACAAGGTCGGGGACCTGGCGCGCCGCGGACTCGACTACGAGGCCATCCGCGCCGTCCGGCCGGACGTCATCTACCTGTCCGTCACGGGGTACGGGCAGACCGGCCCCTATCGGGAGCGGCCGGGCATGGACAACATCGTCCAGGGGCTGACCGGCTACATGAGCATGACGGGCCGACCGGGGGATCCGCCGCAGGCCAGCCCCGTCTCGATCATGGACTTCTCCGCCGGCATGCACGGGGCCCTGGCGGTGGTGGCGGCGCTCTACGCCCGCTCCAGCGCCAACGCCGGCGGCCAGCACATCGACCTCGCGCTGCTCGACTCCGGGCTGGCTCTCGTCGGCTACAAGATGGTGGCGACCCTGCTGTCGGGCGAAGAGCCGCCGCGCGGCGTACGGACCCGCGGCTACATCCCGGGCGGGGCCTTCGAGACCGCAGACGGCTGGTTTCAGATGACCATAGGCGCGGACTCCGACTGGGCCCGTTTCTGCCGCGCGACCGAGCGGCCGGATCTGGCGGCCGACCCGCGCTTCGCCGACCGGTGGCTCCGAACGGATAACCAGGAAGCCCTGCTGGCCGACGTGGAGGCGATGTTCCGCACGCGCCCGCGGGCGCACTGGCTGAAGGTGCTGAACGAGGCGGGCCTGATGGCCGGCGCGGTGCTGACGCTCACCGAAGCGGCTGAGGACCCCCAGGTGCGCGCGCGCGACTCGGTCCTGTCGATCCGCCACGCGCTGGGCGGCGAACTGCCGGTCGTGCGCAATCCCATCAGGATGACGGGCACGCCGCTGTGCGAGCCCCAGTCGCCGCCGCTGCTCGGGCAGGACGCGGACGAGGTGCTGGGCGAGCTGCTCGGGCTGGGACCGTCGGAAGTCGAGGCGCTCCGCGGCAAGGGCGTCCTCGGGGCGGCGCCGGCCCGTGGGGCCGGCGAGACCGGCTGA